DNA from Salvelinus sp. IW2-2015 linkage group LG2, ASM291031v2, whole genome shotgun sequence:
GTTACCTCCCAGGCTCTCTACCGGGCTGGCCTCAGACACATCCGAGGAGTTGATGGAGATGCTGGAGGTCACCTCCGTGTCAGCCACACTGAAGGAGATATCAGGTTGCCCATTGGCCTTGTTTGAGTAGTGGTCCAGGAGAGTCTGGAGAACCTCATCTGGGAGAACGTTCTTGTCGTGGTTGGACTTGATCTCGACGCTCAACGGCTGGGGTTCCAAGATGGTGGCGGGAACGGTTTCGTCGATGACATTGGCCACTGCGGCTTGTCTAATGGAAGGCTGGGACGTGATGCTGCTTACATTCAGGGCGTAATTGCGGTTGTTGGCCAAAGTGGCCTGCTGGAGATACCTCTTCTTCTTCAGGAACTGCATTGCATCGTCGTAGTTTGTGCTGCTGGATGCTGGTTTCGTCTGCCCTCCTTGGAGAGCatctactggctccaggtcagaATTGGCCACATCCACATCCAGAAGACCTTGTTTGTCCACGATCTCGAACGTGTACCTGGTGATTTTGCCATCTTCAAAAGAGGACAAAGGGGACAGACTCACAGGTGGTTCAGGTTCAGTTGGTTGCTTCAGACTCCTCTTGGGGACCTTCTTAAGGACCAGCTTGGGAGGATGAATCTCCTCAGAGGAGATATTCTCCCTACCCAGCCCCAAATGCTGCTCGCCGGACGAGTCTGGAAGCTCCACAGAATAATCTGCCACCACATACTCATCTTTGACCACCTTGGAGGTAACCGCATAGAGAGGTAGACATTCGATTTTGTTCTGTCTTTGCTCCACCTCCTTATCCATGGCGCCAAGAGAAGCGACCGTGGCAACGTCTTCAGTGGCAGCAGCTGAGAGAGAGCATTGAGACTTGTCTGAAGTCTTCAAGCGTTTCTTCTTGGGCAGTGAGCACTCTTTGGCAGAGAAGGAAAAGCCTAGAGATTCTGTGTTGCGCAGGAGTCCTCCATCTTTCCCCGCTGCTGCAGCCTTGTGGgctttcctctccttcatctcatGGCACATGCGCCTGTGCTTTAGAACCCGGTCAGTTCTGGAGAAGTACTGTGGAAAACAAACCGAATGGGTTTGTGGCATACATAGATagtagaataaatgtttttaaagaaaTGTCTGCATGCTATATAAACCAGTTTTAAACTAGAATTTGAACTAGTGATGTATACTATTTGTGCCATCTTGCTAACTCCTAAGGTCGTTGTCTATCATAGcaaaccataggagttggctatacagcacaaacagatatgggaccaggccATTGAGATGTGCTTTGATAACATAAATAACCAACCTGGTGGCAGTAGTCACATTGATAGGGCTTCTCTCCACTGTGGGTCCTTCTGTGCCTCTCCATGTGGTATTTCTGAATGAACCTCATGCCACACTCCTCACAGCGGAAGGGCTTCTCACCTGACAAAGTCAAAGGGACAGCTCATTCTGTGGGCTAGTAACATCAACATTCAAAAGGTGGGATCTTTGACTAACATAGTTAAATCATAGCTTCGTGGGGTATTCTCTTACCAGTGTGGATTTTCTCATGTCTCTGGAGAAGGTACTTCTGTATGAAGCGCATATCACACTGGCTGCACTGAAATGGCTTCTCACCTGAAAACAAGCAAGTTGGTCAGTTAAACCATATTTTTCTTGCTTATACTCAATGGGAAATTGTGTTAACCTACTTATTATGCAGAAATTGTAACTTACAACATAGGGCCTAGATCATAGTTTTGTTAATTTAATGTAAAGCAAGAGGCTTGACTGTCATAAGACATACCAGTGTGGATGAAGACATGTCTTTGTAGATGGTAGTTGGTTCGGAAGGCCGCGttgcagtgcacacacacatgacacttTGGACTCTGGAGACCCAATGACCCATCCTCATTGATGGTGAGAATCTAAACAAAAGAGAGATACATGGAAAGATAAGGACAAGAAAAGTGTCAATTCACAATATTTACAACTGAAGCTGGGTGGGCCTTCATAAAAAAAAGAATGGTTTTCACGTTGCTAGTTTTGGAAACAGGTCCCAAAATATATATTCATTCTGCACAGACCATGTGATTATAACCTTGTCTCAAGCAATAATGATTTAAATGCAAAACGTATTATACATTTGCACCTTGGCAGGAGAGCGCTGCTTTCGCTTCTTCTTCTTGTGACACTCTGTGAGGTCTCGGggctgttttctttctttcttccccaGCATTAGTTGATCAGAAGTCAGCTTCAACTCTTGTTTGATGCTTACCTACAAAACATTGTTTAATGTTTGAATTTCACTGCTTAAAGTCAGAATGATTCTGCACTCAATGGGTGAATCTCAAAAGTCTTCAAATTGAAGaacgggagaagagaggaagtagATATTTGGAATGACGAAAGACTTGAGATTCACCCAATGTCCCGATTTACAGCATGTATGGCAAGAAGACTGGCAATAAGAATGTATGCATGACATGGACTCACAGGCAGCTTGTGTGAGAGTCTCTGATTCGTTCCCCCTTCCCTGCCATTCTTCACAGTCTCCTCATGTACCACCATCTCATCAGTTGGGATCAGGTCATGGGACACCATTGAAACCCCTGTCAGgtcatcatcatcctcttcatcaTCGTCTGCTAACAGGGGGTGGTGGGCTAACCCCCGCTCGCCCAGGGTCATGACGACTGGACCTCCACCACCTAACCCCACCCTCTCATCCACTCCCCCACCACACTTCAGCAGCATCCCCTCCAGCTTGTCATCAATGTTCATCTTAACTTAGAGGGACCTACGTGTCTGTGGGGTCAAATGAGGGCAGaagtattagctagctaacgagtTACTGTAACTTACGTTAAAGACAACGAAAACATTTAGCTACATTTAAGAGGGGTCATCATTGAGTAATCTCGGGTTTAGCTGACAGTTAGCTAACTGAATaactaacaaacaaaacattgaaagatTGTCAGCCAACTGAATAACTACTGTAGCCATCAACAAACCCGTTAATTCAAAATAACACAGAGAGCGTTAgcctactaacgttagctagttttaGTACTAAGGCTATTGTACATAGTAGTAGCTAGGTTAACAACATGATATGTCGCTATAAAATAAATTGAgcggtcaactagctagctaaatgaacTACATAACTAGGAAACTAACGTTAGATGTTAACATGATTGGTAGTTTTAACTAGCTAAACAACTTTACCTAAACAAGCaacacaactagctagctaacgttagatagctatcAGTGTTGAcaggcaacgttagctagctagcagtagcctgTTAGCTAACTTGGTTAGCTGTGAATAACAAACGTTAGGTAGCTAGGCCTTACCAGAAACAACAACCCAGAAGAGCTGGCAAGAACTCAAGTCAAGATTTAGGTTAGCTTCACTCAAGTGAAATCGAGAAGTAGCTAACGTTCGCTAATGCACGGCAGAAAACTGTTCACAACTAGCTAACTGTCTAGATAACGTTTCTAACCAAATGTATGTATtactaacgttagcattagctaagctagctaacgtaacgTCTTTAGACTGCTTACCTACTTTGGAATCTAATAAAGTCGTTTAGCCGTCATGGTTAATCTGCAAAAGTGTATCCGCTGTGTGATATATGCCACGAGAGAAAAAAACGTCACCGCATTTGGCCCAACTGCAGTGCATGGGGAATGTACGGTATATTATCTAGTTTGCATTGTGGTGTCGTTTACCTGTAGCAAAATTTTTGTAAGTAAACCAAGACAGACCACAACGTGTCgattccaatgggaacaaatgagtcatagtgggcagaacaagcacgAAGATGGGCAGGGCCAAGCAtaagctagcgagatcctattggcgtgtTCTAGCACGAATCTGTATATGtccattagggaacgcctactctgtaaagtgcgcgtgtgcaataactcaattcgcctttgcactccttctaaacaacgtgattttaaaaaacttttacaaagggtaaagtctacaaatcTTAGTCCACTATTTTCATAACATATATTAGTTTTGGGAACTGAAAACTGTGtttagatcaaatgtttcatcaatgagaaGATTTGCAGAATGTCgcccaaaatccatctcgttccatcttctcccactaccCGCCTTCAGGCTTTCGCTCACTACCATATTTAgtagtgagtggaaatgccaagcggatgcttcacatttatacatccagtgaaatatctgtctcattgttctatctgtgcctGTAGTGACTAGTAGAGCAAGCACTACAGTGTGTTCTGCAGACCTTTTCTACGTATCTTTAGCGCGCTCGCACGCAGAACTAGAATATGACTACGCTACTATTTGTTCCCAAAACACGATGTGTAATGCATTCAAGAAACAGAATACTGTTTGACAGATAGTCATATCAAAACTTCCTcattaacaaaaaataaaacaaagattTGTAAATGAACTTGCTATTAAATCAATTAACTAGTACACCAATTAACTCATAGCTACTACATGAATCTGATTAGAGCACAGCTGTATCACATAAATCACTGGGCAAACGGGGCCTAAAAATGTAAACTGATTATAGTGCATTATTACCAAAACACTATTTTAAGTTAACaacagatggcagcattcactGAACATTAATTGCTTCTGTCTGATAAGCTCATAATGGAACGTATTTGTATCATTCAGTCAGCCTCCTTTCCTTTCCCatagaaataaatacaataccagtcaaaagtttggacacacctactcattccagagtttctttatttttactatgtcctacattgtagaataatagtgaagacatcaacactatgacataacacatggaatcatgtagtaaccaaaaaagcgttaaacaaatcaaaatatattttatatttgtgattcttcaaagtagccaccctttgccttgatgatagctttgcaccctcttggcattctctcaaccagcttcatgaggtagtcagctggaatgcatttcaattaacaggcgtgtcttgttaaaagtacatgtgtggcatttctttccttcttaatgcatttgagccaatgatttaggttgtgacaaggtaggaatGTTAAaaagaagataaccctatttggtaaaagaccaaaacCATagtatgtcaagaacagctcaaataagcaaagagaaacgacagtccgtcattactttaagacatgaagttcagtcaatctggaaaatttcaacaactttgaaaatttcttcaagtgcagttgcaaaaatcaagtgctgtgatgaaactgcctctcatgaggactgccacaggaagtgaagacccagagttacctctgctgcagaggataagtaaattagagttaccagcctcagacattgcagcccaaataaatgtttcagagttcaagtaacagacacttctcaacatcaactgttcagaagagactgcgtgaatctggCCTTCGTATTTGAattgtagagtgaaggaaaagctgtaATCaaagaaaagggtggctactttgaagaatataaaatatatatacagttgaagtcggaagtttacatacaccttagccaaatacatttaaactccgtttttcacaattcctgacatttaatcctagtaaaaattccctgtcttaggtcagttaggatcaccactttattttaagaatgtgaaatgtcagaataatagtagtgagaatgatttatttaagcttttatttctttcatcacattcccagtgagtcagaagtttacatacactcaattagtatttggtagcattgcctttaaattgtttaacttgggtcaaacatttcgggtagccttccacaagcttcccacaataagttgggtgaattttggcccattcctcctgacagagctggtgtaaccgaggcAGGTTtctaggcttccttgctcgcacacgctttttcagttctacccacaaattttctctaggattgaggtcagggctttgtgatggccattccaataccttgactttgttgtccttaagccattttgccacaactttggaagtatgcttggggtcattgtccatttggaagactcatttgcgaccaagctttaaattcctgactgatgtcttgagatgttgcttcaatatatccacataattttcctccctcatgccatctagtttgtgaagtgcaccagtccctcctgcagcaaagcacccccacaacatgatgctgccactcccgtgcttcacagttgggatggtgttctttggcttgcaagcctccccctttttcctccaaacataatgatggtcattatggccaaacagttctatttttgtttcatcagaccagaggacatttctccaaaaagtacaatatttgttcccatgtgcagttgcaaaccatagtctggcttttttatgacagttttagagcagtggcttcttccttgctgggtggcctttcaggttatgtaaatataggactagttttactgtggatatagatcattttgtacctgtttcctccagcatcttcacaaggtcctttgctgttg
Protein-coding regions in this window:
- the LOC111977527 gene encoding zinc finger protein 148, yielding MNIDDKLEGMLLKCGGGVDERVGLGGGGPVVMTLGERGLAHHPLLADDDEEDDDDLTGVSMVSHDLIPTDEMVVHEETVKNGREGGTNQRLSHKLPVSIKQELKLTSDQLMLGKKERKQPRDLTECHKKKKRKQRSPAKILTINEDGSLGLQSPKCHVCVHCNAAFRTNYHLQRHVFIHTGEKPFQCSQCDMRFIQKYLLQRHEKIHTGEKPFRCEECGMRFIQKYHMERHRRTHSGEKPYQCDYCHQYFSRTDRVLKHRRMCHEMKERKAHKAAAAGKDGGLLRNTESLGFSFSAKECSLPKKKRLKTSDKSQCSLSAAATEDVATVASLGAMDKEVEQRQNKIECLPLYAVTSKVVKDEYVVADYSVELPDSSGEQHLGLGRENISSEEIHPPKLVLKKVPKRSLKQPTEPEPPVSLSPLSSFEDGKITRYTFEIVDKQGLLDVDVANSDLEPVDALQGGQTKPASSSTNYDDAMQFLKKKRYLQQATLANNRNYALNVSSITSQPSIRQAAVANVIDETVPATILEPQPLSVEIKSNHDKNVLPDEVLQTLLDHYSNKANGQPDISFSVADTEVTSSISINSSDVSEASPVESLGGNPQAPPAEKSSLLHEYSKFLQQALERTSQNDSYLSSQSLTFVTESPSLSNQPLFSTEKQNPSPSRFTTGRSGMNSPLRSTLEKPHFGLLVGDSQHSFSFSGDETNPSAVSPTEDFLEEVASSKKTDAQGLHQTFQISTFDQNFRSQFQASSRSGITSQFTIANGQVSLRSHGTDFSEFSLETRSQLNSSPDATRSQTFG